One window of the Triticum dicoccoides isolate Atlit2015 ecotype Zavitan chromosome 3B, WEW_v2.0, whole genome shotgun sequence genome contains the following:
- the LOC119277264 gene encoding non-lysosomal glucosylceramidase-like gives MGSSEPERAEAHLLVDCAQPPARTWQRKFDDEGKKVAAFSMTMNDLMTMVPFIAKMLRLYVQESAKGQASVYDPFRKWMDNCYRGVPLGALGSGSIGRSYRGYFQHFQIFPRVYEEKPILANQFSAFVSRPSGKSYSTVLSAPNADVLKGIDKAGIGSWDWKLKEKNCTYHGLFPRSWTVYDGEPDPEIKITCRQISPFIPHNYKESSFPVAVFTFTVQNSGSTPADVTLLFTWANSVGGKSELTGNHTNSRMKARDGVHGVLLHHRTADGHPPVTFAIASQETGGVRVTCCPSFAMGPSVPGGEQFTAKDMWEEAKNRGSFGGAPRTSASSRPGSSIGAAVAAATTVPAGGTRAVSFALSWSCPEVKFPAGRNYHRRYTKFLGLDRDAAAEQLAHDALLEHMKWESLIEEWQRPVLHDKRLPEWYPVALFNELYYLNAGGTIWTDGLPPKKTSFASSNSKYGSTTTESFSLDGFHPGDPAADGILRAMATAEERLEASSAFGMALLGDGEESVGRFLYLEGMEYHLWNTYDVHFYASFALLSLFPELELSLQRDFARAVLHHDPRPMRTLDGATVPRKVLGAVPHDVGLRDPWFQLNAYMIHDPARWKDLNPKFVLQVYRDVAATGDAAFATAVWPAVYLAMAYMHQFDRDGDGMVENEGRPDQTYDFWSVSGVSAYTGGLWVAALQAAAAMARVVGDHGSEGYFLERYGRARRVYDGELWNGAYFDYDNSGGATSKSIMADQLAGQWYARACGLEPIVEEDKARSALGTVLDYNVMRVQGGAVGAVNGMRPDGAVDTSSIQSREVWPGVTYAVAAAMVHEGMPEAAFRTAKGAHDAGWGRDGFGYAFQMPEAWTADGGSGYRSLHYMRPLCIWAMQWALSPPELHRDVRVLPGSVSAVASPAEVVLAREKFEKVAGMLRLPEEEQHKGYLRALYQILRQMLLPAS, from the exons ATGGGAAGTTCAGAGCCAGAACGAGCAGAG GCACACTTGCTCGTCGACTGTGCTCAGCCACCAGCAAGAACTTGGCAGAGAAAATTCGATGATGAAGGCAAGAAGGTTGCTGCGTTTAGCATGACTATGAATGATCTCATGACAATG GTGCCCTTTATCGCTAAAATGCTTCGACTATACGTCCAAGAaagcgcgaaaggccaa GCTTCGGTCTATGATCCTTTCAGGAAGTGGATGGACAACTGCTACCGTGGGGTACCCCTCGGCGCACTAGG ttCAGGAAGCATAGGGAGAAGCTACAGAGGGTACTTTCAGCATTTTCAAATATTCCCCAGGGTGTACGAAGAGAAGCCTATCCTAGCCAACCAGTTCTCT GCATTCGTTTCGCGTCCCAGCGGGAAGAGCTACTCCACGGTGTTGTCCGCACCGAATGCCGATGTCCTGAA GGGAATAGATAAAGCCGGTATCGGATCTTGGGACTGGAAACTGAAAGAGAAGAATTGCACCTACCATGGCTTGTTCCCAAGATCCTGGACTGTATATGATG GTGAGCCTGACCCTGAAATCAAGATCACCTGCCGTCAGATATCACCCTTCATCCCTCACAACTACAAAGAGAGCAGCTTCCCGGTTGCGGTTTTCACCTTTACG GTACAAAATTCAGGGAGCACACCTGCAGATGTCACATTGCTCTTCACGTGGGCA AATTCCGTGGGCGGAAAATCGGAACTGACCGGAAATCACACCAACTCCAGGATGAA AGCGCGAGACGGCGTCCATGGCGTCCTCCTCCACCACAGGACGGCGGACGGGCACCCTCCGGTGACATTCGCGATCGCGTCTCAGGAGACCGGCGGCGTCCGCGTAACCTGCTGCCCGTCCTTCGCGATGGGCCCGTCCGTTCCCGGCGGCGAGCAGTTCACGGCCAAGGACATGTGGGAGGAGGCCAAGAACCGCGGGTCCTTCGGCGGGGCGCCGAGAACGTCGGCGTCGTCGAGACCTGGATCGTCCATCGGGGCGGCGGtcgcggcggcgacgacggtgccGGCGGGAGGCACGCGTGCGGTGTCGTTCGCGCTCTCGTGGTCGTGTCCCGAGGTGAAGTTCCCAGCCGGGAGAAACTACCACCGGAGGTACACCAAGTTCCTCGGCCTGGATCGGGACGCGGCTGCTGAACAATTGGCCCACGACGCCCTCCTCG AACACATGAAGTGGGAGTCCCTGATCGAGGAGTGGCAGAGGCCTGTTCTGCATGACAAGAGGTTGCCTGAATG GTATCCGGTTGCGCTGTTCAACGAGCTTTACTATCTCAACGCTGGAGGCACAATTTGGACAG ATGGGCTGCCTCCGAAGAAGACCAGCTTTGCTTCCTCAAATTCAAAGTACGGGTCGACGACGACGGAGTCCTTCTCTCTCGACGGGTTCCATCCAGGCGATCCTGCAGCGGACGGCATCCTGCGCGCAATGGCGACGGCGGAGGAGCGGCTGGAAGCATCGTCGGCGTTCGGCATGGCCCTGCTCGGCGACGGCGAGGAGAGCGTGGGGCGGTTCCTGTACCTGGAGGGGATGGAGTACCACCTGTGGAACACCTACGACGTCCACTTCTACGCCTCCTTCGCTCTGCTCTCCCTCTTCCCGGAGCTCGAGCTGAGCCTCCAGCGCGACTTCGCCAGGGCCGTCCTCCACCACGACCCGCGCCCCATGCGCACCCTCGACGGCGCCACCGTCCCCCGCAAGGTCCTCGGCGCCGTGCCGCACGACGTCGGCCTGCGCGACCCCTGGTTCCAGCTCAACGCCTACATGATCCACGACCCGGCGCGCTGGAAGGACCTCAACCCCAAGTTCGTCCTCCAGGTGTACCGCGACGTCGCCGCCACCGGGGACGCCGCGTTCGCGACGGCCGTGTGGCCCGCGGTGTACCTGGCCATGGCGTACATGCACCAGTTCGACCGTGACGGGGACGGCATGGTGGAGAACGAGGGCCGCCCCGACCAGACGTACGATTTTTGGTCAGTTTCCGGCGTCAGCGCCTACACCGGCGGTCTCTGGGTCGCGGCCCTCCAGGCGGCGGCCGCCATGGCGCGCGTCGTCGGCGACCACGGCTCGGAGGGGTACTTCCTCGAGCGGTACGGAAGGGCGCGGCGCGTGTACGACGGCGAGCTCTGGAACGGCGCCTACTTCGACTACGACAACAGCGGCGGCGCGACCAGCAAGTCCATAATGGCCGACCAGCTCGCCGGGCAGTGGTACGCGCGCGCGTGCGGGCTGGAGCCGATCGTGGAGGAGGATAAAGCACGCAGCGCGCTGGGGACGGTGCTGGACTACAACGTGATGCGGGTGCAGGGCGGCGCGGTGGGGGCCGTGAACGGGATGCGGCCGGACGGCGCCGTGGACACGTCCTCCATACAGTCGAGGGAGGTGTGGCCCGGGGTCACCTACGCCGTGGCCGCCGCCATGGTCCACGAGGGCATGCCGGAGGCGGCGTTCCGGACGGCGAAGGGCGCGCACGACGCTGGGTGGGGCAGGGACGGGTTCGGGTACGCGTTCCAGATGCCGGAGGCGTGGACGGCCGACGGCGGCAGCGGGTACCGGTCGCTACACTACATGCGGcctctctgcatctgggcgatgcagtgGGCGCTGTCGCCGCCGGAGCTCCACAGGGACGTCAGGGTGTTGCCGGGTTCGGTGTCCGCCGTGGCGTCGCCGGCGGAGGTGGTCCTGGCGCGGGAGAAGTTCGAGAAGGTGGCCGGCATGCTGAGGCTGCCGGAGGAAGAGCAGCACAAGGGATATCTCAGAGCTCTGTACCAAATTCTCCGCCAGATGCTGCTCCCGGCATCCTGA